The DNA sequence GGACGTGCCGTCGCGCGTCGAGTCCGTGCTGACCGAAATCGCTGAGCACGCGCGCGCGAACGACGAGAGTGCTGCGATCGCCCTCCTCGACGAGGAGTTCGGCAGTATCTGCGAGAGCGAATCGCCGGCGTATCACACCGTGTCCCGTAACGGGAAGCAGAGCTACTGTCATCGCCACGAGGACGGGTACCGGACGTCCGAGGCCGTCCTCGATCACCGGCATCGGTGACGATGCCGGCGCGCGACTCGATGGGGGAGCGATTTCGATCACTCGCTCGAATCTGGGCGGACGCGCTCACGTACGCCCTCGCGGTGACTGCCGTGGCTGCCGTCGCCGCCCTGGTGCTCAGCGTCGCGACCGGGGGCGGACTCGTCCGCACGAAGGCGTTCCTTTTCGTCGGCGGCTGGGTGCTTCTCGCCTACGCGACGGTTCGGCTGTGGCCGACCTCGCCGGAGGACGTCGGGGACCCCCAGCGGAATCGCGTCGGCGAATCGTTGCCCGAAACGGAGACGTCGACGCGGTTCCAGACGTTCGTCCGGCGCCTGCCGCCGATGCGATGGATCCAGTCGCCGCCGCCCGAGGATCGAATGACGACACAGGGGAAGCTCCTGCTCGGCAGTCTCCTGGTGTTGTTGCTGTCGTTCCTGCTGGAGACCGTCTTCGGTGTCGGCTGAGCCGCCGTTCCCTGGATCGGTCCGAAAAGAGTTATCCGGTTCCCACCACCACAGTCGAGTATGATCGACGACCCCGACGTTTCTGATCCCCGGATCGCCCGCCAACAGGATCCCCAGGGAGTGCAGACGGAAGCCTGGAAACGAACGCTCGAAGACATGGAGGCGATCGCCGAGAGTCGCCGCGACGACGGGTGGGAGGTCGTCACCATCATGGCCGCCCACACCGACACCGTGAGTCGTGACATGGGCGAAGAGGACACGTTCGGGCTCATGCACGTCGTGCCGAACAATTACGTCGACAGATTCACCGACGTCTACGACAGCGACGAGTTCACCGAGTACCTGGCGTACGGGACCGACGTCAACGGATTCATGTTCGTCGTGACCGAGCTGATCGATCCGCCGGCCGAGCGATCGATCCTGATCGCCAGCCGGTACGACATGACTCGCGCCGAGGGCATGATCAACGCCGCGGAAGACGCGGGCGTCCTGTACACGCACCTCAAGACGATCGACGGGACGATCATCGGCTCGTTCGAGCACGAGGAGTACGAACCGCTGATTTCCCGGCCGAACGCGTAGCGCGCGTCGCCCGGCACCGGTCGGCGGCAGTCGTTCCGTGTCCCAATTCGGCGGTTGCGAGGCGATCGCCGCCCCTCACGACGGCAGGTCACCGACCGACGCCCGGAAGATCGCACCCAACACTATCGCGATCGAGACCAGCCCGAACGCGAGGACCAGTGCGACGTTCGCGAGCACGTAACTCCCCAGCAGCGCGGCCACCAGACCGACGGCGGTAAGCGCGACTGCGGCGACGGCGAGGGCGACGCCGACCTGTCCGAGTGCTCCGAGCGAGCGCGGTGGCTCCCCGGCGTCCGTCGGGGCCGGGGAACCCTCGTCGACACCGTCTCGGTCCATACGCTCCCGTCTCGGGAGCGGACCAAAAAATCCACTGCGACGAGACGATTCGAACGGGGGAACGCCGCCGGCTCACTCCGTCAGTCGGAGTTCGTCGGGTTCCGCCGGGGCGTCGTCGAGGAGATGGCAGGCGGCCTCCTGGCCGCCGCTACAGCCCTCGAGTTCCGGTTTCTCGCGTTCGCAGACGGTCGTGAATTCCTCCGCGAGACGCGCTTTCGCGCGCTCGGCCTCGCCCTCGAGGATCGCGTCGAGCGCGTCGTCGACCGCCGCCTCGGCACGCGGATCGTCCAGGCGATCGGGAACGTCGTACTCGGTCCGGATCCACCGTTTGCAGTCCGCGTCGTCGATCGCGTCCGGTGACGGGTCCTCGAGACCCTCGTATTCGCCGTCCGATTCCAGCACGCCCACCTCGACGATGCTCTCTACGTCGATCGACTCGCGCTCGACCTGTTTGCGGAAGTTGAGGACGGCTCGCCAGATCTCCTGTGGGAGATCGATCCCCGACGGCGGGATCACCTCCGGACAGCGCGTGTGGAACCGACAGCCGCTCGGCGGGTCCGACGGGTCCGGGACGTCGCCGGTGAGTTCGACGCCGAGACCCCGATCCGTCGGGTCGGGCGTCGGGATAGCGGACAGCAGCGCCCGCGTGTAGGGGTGCTGTGGATTCGAGAACAGCTCCTCGGTCGGCCCGACCTCCACGAACTCGCCCAGGTACATCACCGCGACGCGGTCACACACCTGGCGGACGACGCCCAGATCGTGACTGATGATGAGTACCGTCAGCCCCAGTTCTCGCTGGAACTCGTCGATGAGTCGGAGGATCTCCGACTGGACGGAGACGTCGAGCGCGGAGACGGGTTCGTCGGCCACGATGAGTTTCGGGTTCACCGCGAGCGCCCGGGCCAGCCCGATCCGCTGTTTTTGGCCCCCCGAGAACTCGTGTGGATACCGTTTCATGTCCGACGCCGAGAGGCCGACCCGTTCCAGGAGGTCGGCGACGATCTCCCGGCGTCGATGGCGA is a window from the Halosolutus amylolyticus genome containing:
- a CDS encoding ABC transporter ATP-binding protein — translated: MSRSDDSLLRVDGLKKHYPITEGVLNTEVGRARAVDGISLELERGETFGIVGESGCGKSTAAASMVRLEEPTDGEVRFEGENILKYDAAELRQFRREVQLIFQDPDSSFDPRMNVGDAVAEPLVVQGMTDRHRRREIVADLLERVGLSASDMKRYPHEFSGGQKQRIGLARALAVNPKLIVADEPVSALDVSVQSEILRLIDEFQRELGLTVLIISHDLGVVRQVCDRVAVMYLGEFVEVGPTEELFSNPQHPYTRALLSAIPTPDPTDRGLGVELTGDVPDPSDPPSGCRFHTRCPEVIPPSGIDLPQEIWRAVLNFRKQVERESIDVESIVEVGVLESDGEYEGLEDPSPDAIDDADCKRWIRTEYDVPDRLDDPRAEAAVDDALDAILEGEAERAKARLAEEFTTVCEREKPELEGCSGGQEAACHLLDDAPAEPDELRLTE
- a CDS encoding DUF7529 family protein — its product is MIDDPDVSDPRIARQQDPQGVQTEAWKRTLEDMEAIAESRRDDGWEVVTIMAAHTDTVSRDMGEEDTFGLMHVVPNNYVDRFTDVYDSDEFTEYLAYGTDVNGFMFVVTELIDPPAERSILIASRYDMTRAEGMINAAEDAGVLYTHLKTIDGTIIGSFEHEEYEPLISRPNA
- a CDS encoding DUF7555 family protein; its protein translation is MGERFRSLARIWADALTYALAVTAVAAVAALVLSVATGGGLVRTKAFLFVGGWVLLAYATVRLWPTSPEDVGDPQRNRVGESLPETETSTRFQTFVRRLPPMRWIQSPPPEDRMTTQGKLLLGSLLVLLLSFLLETVFGVG